TCAAGGGAGCAAATAAACAGAAGGTTTAAGCTTCAATCACTTTTCCTTGTGGAAATCTAACTCTGAAAACGTGCTCTTCACCTGTGAATTTATCAACCTTAACAACCCAGTGACTCTTCCCAATTCCACAGCCACTGACAGCACTTTTGGCATTTGCAGCAATTCTGGTCAGCAGTAACCCTTCTCCAATGGGCAACAACTGAGTTCTTGATCCCCCAGACCACCTGGACTCCTTGCAGAATGCATTATATCCCACAACCACCACATCCCTTTGCTTCCTTACCACTTGCAATGCCTTGAGAATTCCTCCATGATTCTCAAGATTGCAGTCAATGAGCACAAAATCTGCATCCCTATATTGGGTTAAGACTAGCTTTTGAGCTTCTCCTATAACGAATTCAACATGACATGCATCAAGGCCTAGGACTTCCTGGGACAGATGCAGCTCTTGA
The genomic region above belongs to Carya illinoinensis cultivar Pawnee chromosome 4, C.illinoinensisPawnee_v1, whole genome shotgun sequence and contains:
- the LOC122308237 gene encoding uncharacterized protein LOC122308237; the protein is MASWSAENATKAYLTTLKMGQKAKEPDVAEFISALAAGNNARLMVVACASAADSTTLALVAAAHQTGGRVVCILRGLQELHLSQEVLGLDACHVEFVIGEAQKLVLTQYRDADFVLIDCNLENHGGILKALQVVRKQRDVVVVGYNAFCKESRWSGGSRTQLLPIGEGLLLTRIAANAKSAVSGCGIGKSHWVVKVDKFTGEEHVFRVRFPQGKVIEA